The following proteins come from a genomic window of Myroides odoratus DSM 2801:
- a CDS encoding ATP-binding cassette domain-containing protein: MIQVDNLHKTYNGATVLQLEALSIGQGESIGLVGNNGAGKTTFFSLLLDLIQPSSGHIYSKGQLVSSSEQWKNYTTAFLDETFLIGYLTAEEYFVFLGSLRGWSKAEVEAFVLEHSAFFNGEVLNQKKYIRDFSKGNQKKIGIIGAFIGNPELVILDEPFANLDPSTQIRLKELVKQKRETRTMTIIISSHDLQHTYEVSDRIIALEKGVLKHDVLTETLTYQELEGFFSTVN, translated from the coding sequence ATGATACAAGTAGATAATTTACATAAAACATATAATGGAGCTACGGTTCTACAGCTAGAAGCATTAAGCATTGGACAAGGCGAGAGTATTGGTTTGGTTGGGAATAACGGAGCTGGAAAAACAACTTTTTTTAGCTTGTTACTCGATTTGATTCAACCGAGTTCAGGGCATATTTATTCCAAAGGACAGTTGGTTTCTTCTTCTGAACAATGGAAAAATTATACCACCGCTTTTTTAGATGAGACGTTCTTAATTGGTTATTTAACAGCAGAAGAATATTTCGTCTTTTTAGGAAGTTTACGCGGTTGGTCTAAGGCAGAGGTTGAAGCCTTTGTTTTAGAACACAGCGCGTTCTTTAATGGAGAAGTGTTGAATCAAAAGAAATACATTCGCGATTTTTCTAAAGGAAACCAAAAGAAGATTGGGATCATCGGAGCTTTTATTGGGAATCCAGAATTGGTCATCTTAGATGAACCTTTTGCAAATCTCGATCCATCTACGCAAATTCGATTGAAAGAATTGGTGAAACAAAAACGAGAAACTCGTACTATGACGATCATCATTTCGAGTCATGATTTACAGCATACGTATGAAGTATCCGATCGTATTATTGCCCTTGAAAAAGGAGTATTGAAACACGATGTATTGACTGAAACGTTAACATATCAAGAACTAGAAGGCTTTTTTAGTACAGTAAA